A region of Eschrichtius robustus isolate mEscRob2 chromosome 19, mEscRob2.pri, whole genome shotgun sequence DNA encodes the following proteins:
- the ZNF8 gene encoding zinc finger protein 8, giving the protein MDPEEEAAALETATGPPAERLQEPVTFRDVAVDFTQEEWGQLGPAQRTLYRDVMLETFGHLLSVGPELPKPEVISQLERGAELWVAERGTAQGCCPGWEPGPEGRAPPQEQGLPEEKGREGFLGEAPCPATPGEDWEREGRVQGPEKDQGNLRQLEFSLKGALVQDGSHESLRLGENCVLRPNPNPLAETSRTECLCAPDSGLTSSQQNPSPVGERMGSSGGRLHDNSDRSNSSGQAVLEPEPEPARSQVPDKPYKCADCGKSFNHNAHLTVHRRIHTGERPYACKECGKAFSQNSSLVQHERIHTGHKPYKCADCGKSFCHSTHLTVHRRIHTGEKPYACQDCGRAFNQNSSLGRHRRTHTGEKPFTCSVCGKAFSRTTCLFLHLRTHTAERPYECSRCGKGFRHSSSLAQHQRKHAGEGPYDCRQRLAFEPTPAWPEPLTPGEGAPRSDRPFRCGQCGKCFTQSSHLIRHQITHTREEPRGRGRRRPQPCGRSPHLGRHQLGPTGESPGAGTKAGQPAGRALALFDIHEIMQEKNPVHVIGVEEPSVGTSVLFDIREST; this is encoded by the exons ccagaggACCCTGTACCGTGACGTGATGCTGGAGACCTTCGGGCACCTGCTCTCTGTGG GGCCTGAGCTTCCCAAACCCGAAGTCATCTCCCAGCTGGAGCGAGGGGCTGAGCTATGGGTGGCAGAGAGAGGAACTGCCCAGGGCTGCTGTCCAG GCTGGGAGCCTGGACCTGAAGGCCGAGCACCGCCCCAGGAGCAGGGCCTTCCTGAGGAGAAGGGgcgggaaggcttcctgggggaggctCCATGTCCCGCTACACCTGGGGAAGACTGGGAACGTGAGGGCCGGGTACAGGGGCCCGAGAAGGACCAGGGTAATTTGAGGCAATTGGAATTCAGCCTCAAGGGAGCACTGGTTCAAGATGGAAGCCACGAAAGTCTCAGACTTGGGGAAAACTGTGTCCTGCGTCCAAACCCAAATCCCCTCGCAGAGACTTCCAGGACAGAGTGTTTGTGTGCTCCCGACTCAGGGCTTACAAGCTCGCAGCAGAACCCGAGTCCAGTCGGTGAGCGGATGGGCTCCTCGGGAGGACGGCTGCATGACAACAGTGACCGCAGCAACTCTTCTGGTCAGGCGGTTCTGGAGCCAGAACCCGAGCCTGCGCGCAGCCAGGTGCCGGACAAACCCTACAAGTGCGCGGACTGCGGCAAGTCCTTCAACCACAACGCGCACCTCACGGTGCACCGGAGGATCCACACGGGTGAGCGGCCGTACGCGTGCAAGGAGTGCGGCAAGGCCTTCAGCCAGAACTCCTCGCTGGTGCAGCACGAGCGCATCCACACGGGCCACAAGCCCTACAAGTGCGCGGACTGTGGCAAGTCGTTCTGCCACAGCACGCACCTCACGGTGCACCGGAGGATCCACACCGGGGAGAAGCCCTACGCGTGCCAGGACTGCGGGCGGGCCTTCAACCAGAACTCGTCCCTGGGCCGCCACCGGCGCACGCACACCGGGGAGAAGCCGTTCACCTGCAGCGTGTGCGGCAAGGCCTTCTCGCGTACCACGTGCCTGTTCCTGCATCTGAGGACGCACACGGCCGAGAGACCCTACGAGTGCAGCCGCTGCGGCAAGGGCTTCCGGCACAGCTCGTCCCTGGCGCAGCACCAGCGCAAGCACGCCGGCGAGGGCCCCTACGACTGCCGCCAGAGGCTGGCCTTCGAGCCCACGCCGGCGTGGCCGGAGCCCCTGacccctggggagggggctcccCGCAGCGACAGGCCCTTCAGGTGCGGCCAGTGTGGCAAGTGTTTCACGCAGAGCTCGCACCTCATCCGACACCAGATAACGCACACCAGGGAGGAGCCCCGAGGCCGGGGCCGGCGGCGCCCGCAGCCCTGCGGCCGGAGCCCGCACCTCGGGCGGCACCAGCTCGGGCCCACGGGCGAGAGCCCCGGGGCCGGGACGAAGGCAGGGCAGCCCGCAGGCAGGGCACTGGCCCTGTTTGACATCCACGAAATCATGCAAGAGAAAAACCCAGTGCATGTTATTGGGGTGGAAGAGCCTTCTGTGGGCACGTCCGTGTTGTTTGACATCAGAGAATCCACCTAG